In Paenibacillus antri, a single window of DNA contains:
- the pulA gene encoding type I pullulanase codes for MFMQTERARVIVHYYRFDENYELWNVWAWPDGEEGCGFPFEERDAFGAKAVVVLDDMAGATRIGLLLRRSAGGDDWAEREVGHDRFVEELDESGDAEVWIVEGDERLYTDAELAWRRRRPRVVEATMTSRRTILATINRRSSGDRRPEPTLTTADGAVVPIAETVAVGPRAYRIETAAALSVLERYVVRDGELPEANVTLRGMFDDPEFERHYAYDGDDLGATYAPDETTFRLWAPTAEIATLALYPGGPDDAPEERPMTPSRQGTWIYRLPGDRHGLFYTYKVLIDGEWREAVDPYARSLSANGRRGAVVDPARAAPDGWTAHDRPPLAAATDAVLYELHVRDATMHPDSGAARPGTFLGLAEEGTRTQGGLPTGIDYLSELGVTHIQLLPVNDFVSVDETDRERLYNWGYDPAFWFAPEGSYATDAQDPAVRVRELKTLIQALHGRGLRVTLDVVFNHAFSAGRSALEKLVPGYYFRAYADGRPANGTGVGNDTASERAMMRKLIVDAISYWAREYRVDGFRFDLMGIHDVETMRLVRERLDAVDETILLYGEGWVLDTPLPEERKAALPNARLLPRVGFFHDRFRDGVRGGVFDAAERGFVGGEGARAHDVWTGVVGGIDYGRGISGHAAEPEQTINYVEVHDNHTLWDRLALSNGDGDETARAAMQRLAAALLLASQGIPLLHAGQEWLRTKRGEHNSYRSPDEVNRLDWSRAASNREHIDYVRGLLALRRSHAAFRLPTAEAIRSALRIVDSPAGVIAYTLQGPANDRGFRIYAAAFNALTSPVSLQLPEGGRWQSLCDGSRASDVPFAAADLADGLLRIPPLSAVILCKS; via the coding sequence ATGTTCATGCAGACGGAACGAGCGAGAGTGATCGTGCATTACTACCGGTTCGATGAAAATTACGAGTTGTGGAACGTCTGGGCTTGGCCGGACGGCGAGGAGGGCTGCGGCTTCCCGTTCGAGGAGCGCGACGCGTTCGGGGCGAAGGCCGTCGTCGTCTTGGACGATATGGCCGGCGCCACCCGCATCGGCTTGCTGCTGCGCCGATCCGCCGGCGGCGACGACTGGGCCGAACGGGAAGTCGGACACGACCGATTCGTCGAGGAGCTGGACGAGAGCGGCGATGCGGAGGTATGGATCGTCGAAGGGGACGAACGATTATATACGGACGCCGAATTGGCATGGCGGCGCAGAAGGCCCCGCGTCGTCGAAGCGACGATGACGTCGCGGCGGACGATTCTCGCGACGATCAACCGGCGATCGAGCGGCGACCGGCGGCCCGAGCCGACGCTGACGACGGCGGACGGCGCGGTCGTCCCCATCGCCGAGACGGTCGCCGTCGGTCCGCGCGCGTACCGGATCGAGACGGCCGCGGCGCTGTCCGTCCTCGAGCGGTACGTCGTCCGCGACGGGGAACTGCCCGAGGCGAACGTCACGCTCCGCGGGATGTTCGACGATCCCGAATTCGAGCGTCACTATGCATACGACGGCGACGATCTCGGCGCGACGTACGCGCCGGACGAAACGACGTTCCGCCTTTGGGCGCCGACGGCCGAGATAGCGACGCTTGCGCTCTATCCGGGCGGTCCGGACGATGCGCCGGAGGAACGACCGATGACGCCTTCGCGTCAAGGGACGTGGATCTATCGTCTGCCGGGAGATCGGCATGGCCTATTTTATACATATAAGGTGTTGATCGACGGGGAATGGCGCGAAGCGGTCGACCCGTATGCCCGCTCCTTGTCGGCGAACGGCCGCCGCGGCGCGGTCGTCGATCCGGCGCGCGCGGCGCCGGACGGCTGGACGGCGCACGACCGCCCCCCGCTCGCCGCCGCGACCGATGCCGTTCTGTACGAGCTGCATGTTCGCGACGCGACGATGCACCCGGACAGCGGCGCCGCGCGGCCCGGTACGTTTCTGGGATTGGCGGAGGAGGGCACCCGAACGCAAGGCGGCCTGCCGACCGGGATCGACTACCTGTCGGAGCTCGGCGTCACCCATATTCAGCTGCTGCCGGTGAACGATTTCGTCTCGGTCGACGAGACGGATCGGGAGCGGCTTTACAACTGGGGGTACGACCCCGCATTCTGGTTCGCGCCGGAGGGCTCCTATGCGACGGACGCGCAGGATCCCGCCGTTCGCGTGCGGGAGCTGAAGACGCTCATTCAGGCGCTTCACGGCCGCGGACTCCGGGTGACGCTCGACGTCGTGTTCAACCACGCCTTCTCCGCCGGCCGCTCCGCCCTGGAGAAGTTGGTCCCGGGTTACTACTTCCGGGCTTATGCGGACGGGCGACCGGCGAACGGCACCGGCGTCGGCAACGACACCGCCTCCGAGCGCGCGATGATGCGCAAGCTGATCGTCGACGCGATTTCTTACTGGGCGCGGGAATATCGAGTCGACGGCTTCCGATTCGACCTGATGGGCATTCACGACGTCGAGACGATGCGCCTCGTCCGCGAACGGCTGGACGCCGTCGACGAGACGATCCTCTTGTACGGGGAAGGCTGGGTGCTCGACACGCCGCTTCCGGAGGAACGGAAAGCGGCGCTTCCGAACGCGCGTCTTCTCCCCCGCGTCGGCTTCTTCCACGACCGGTTCCGCGACGGCGTTCGGGGCGGGGTCTTCGATGCGGCGGAACGCGGCTTCGTCGGCGGCGAGGGCGCAAGGGCGCACGACGTCTGGACCGGCGTCGTCGGGGGCATCGACTACGGCCGAGGCATTTCCGGACATGCGGCCGAGCCCGAACAGACGATCAATTATGTCGAGGTGCACGACAATCATACGCTGTGGGATCGGCTCGCCCTCTCGAACGGCGACGGCGACGAAACGGCGCGCGCCGCCATGCAGCGTCTGGCCGCGGCGCTGCTGCTCGCATCGCAAGGCATTCCGCTGCTCCATGCCGGGCAGGAATGGCTCCGAACGAAACGCGGGGAGCATAACAGCTATCGCTCGCCCGACGAAGTCAATCGGCTCGACTGGAGCCGAGCGGCATCCAATCGCGAGCATATCGATTATGTAAGAGGACTGCTGGCGTTGCGCCGTTCGCATGCGGCGTTCCGGCTACCGACGGCGGAAGCGATCCGCTCCGCGCTGCGCATCGTCGACTCGCCGGCCGGCGTCATCGCCTATACGCTTCAGGGGCCGGCGAACGACCGGGGATTCCGCATCTACGCCGCGGCGTTCAACGCCTTAACGTCCCCTGTCTCCTTGCAGCTTCCGGAAGGCGGCCGGTGGCAGTCGCTGTGCGACGGCAGCCGAGCTTCCGACGTACCGTTCGCCGCAGCGGACCTTGCCGACGGCCTCCTTCGCATCCCGCCCCTATCCGCCGTCATCCTCTGTAAATCATGA
- a CDS encoding metal-dependent hydrolase yields MRITFLGHACFLVEADGKRVAIDPFLTGNPTAPIKPEELNVDGIVLTHGHGDHTSDAVAVAKANGCPIVAVVELASLLARKGAETVGMNTGGTYEWNGIRVKMTQAFHSSSYEDEDGLHYAGQPVGVLLTMGGKTLYHTGDTALFSDLKLIGERHRIDVTALPIGGHFTMDPVDALDAATWIGAKHVIPMHYDTFPPIRQDGAAFVRRLEERGLIGHAMKPGETLEV; encoded by the coding sequence TTGCGGATTACGTTTTTAGGGCATGCCTGCTTCCTGGTCGAAGCGGACGGCAAGCGCGTGGCGATCGACCCGTTCCTGACGGGGAACCCGACGGCGCCGATCAAGCCGGAAGAGCTGAACGTCGACGGCATCGTGCTGACGCACGGCCATGGCGACCATACGTCGGACGCCGTCGCCGTCGCGAAGGCGAACGGCTGCCCGATCGTCGCGGTCGTGGAGCTGGCGTCCCTCCTTGCGCGGAAGGGAGCCGAGACCGTCGGCATGAACACCGGCGGAACCTACGAGTGGAACGGGATTCGCGTGAAGATGACGCAGGCGTTCCACAGCTCTTCTTACGAGGACGAAGACGGACTGCATTACGCGGGGCAACCCGTAGGCGTCCTGCTGACGATGGGCGGGAAGACGCTGTATCATACCGGGGATACGGCGCTGTTTTCCGACCTCAAGCTGATCGGGGAGCGGCATCGCATCGACGTGACGGCGCTGCCGATCGGCGGCCACTTCACGATGGATCCCGTCGACGCGTTGGATGCGGCGACGTGGATCGGCGCGAAGCACGTCATCCCGATGCATTACGATACGTTCCCTCCGATTCGACAGGACGGCGCGGCGTTCGTTCGACGTCTCGAGGAGCGAGGTTTGATCGGACACGCCATGAAGCCGGGAGAAACGTTAGAAGTGTAA
- a CDS encoding patatin-like phospholipase family protein, translated as MEEKLGLVLEGGGMRGVYTGGVLERFMEDDLYFPYVIGVSAGACNAVSYLSRQRGRNRRVTIDYVGHPEYLSIRNWIRKGSMFGMDFIFDRIPNEIDLLDYETLFKIRETFVAGTTDPETGEPAYFANDVWARDKQSFMAVLRASSSLPFFSPPVDVAGKPMYDGGVADPIPVRKALEDGCDRVVVVLTKDATYRIKPFKRRRLAGWIYRKYPKLVEAMIRRERVYNDTMALVRRLEAEGRAFVLQPSKALPVGRMEKDKALLGSLYELGESDAEAARGKLRSWIASGAPAIVK; from the coding sequence ATGGAGGAGAAACTGGGACTGGTGCTGGAAGGCGGGGGCATGCGGGGGGTGTATACCGGCGGCGTCCTGGAACGATTCATGGAAGACGATTTGTATTTTCCTTACGTGATCGGCGTCTCGGCCGGGGCGTGCAACGCCGTCTCGTATTTATCGAGGCAGCGGGGCCGCAACCGGCGCGTCACGATCGATTACGTCGGGCACCCGGAATACTTAAGCATTCGCAATTGGATTCGTAAGGGAAGCATGTTCGGCATGGATTTCATCTTCGATCGCATCCCGAACGAAATCGACCTGCTCGATTACGAGACTTTATTCAAGATTCGGGAGACGTTCGTCGCCGGGACGACCGACCCGGAGACGGGGGAGCCGGCGTATTTCGCGAACGACGTCTGGGCGCGGGACAAGCAAAGCTTCATGGCGGTGCTGCGCGCCTCCAGCAGCCTGCCGTTCTTTTCGCCGCCGGTCGACGTCGCCGGCAAGCCGATGTACGACGGGGGCGTCGCCGATCCGATTCCGGTGCGGAAGGCGCTCGAAGACGGCTGCGATCGCGTCGTCGTCGTGCTGACGAAGGACGCGACGTATCGGATCAAGCCGTTCAAGCGTCGTCGGCTGGCAGGGTGGATTTACCGGAAGTATCCGAAGCTCGTCGAGGCGATGATCCGCAGGGAGCGCGTCTACAATGATACGATGGCGCTCGTGCGGCGGTTGGAGGCGGAGGGACGCGCGTTCGTCCTTCAGCCGTCGAAGGCGCTGCCGGTCGGCCGGATGGAGAAGGACAAGGCGCTGCTCGGTTCGCTGTACGAGCTGGGCGAATCGGACGCCGAAGCGGCGCGCGGGAAGCTGCGCTCGTGGATTGCTTCGGGGGCGCCGGCGATCGTAAAGTGA
- a CDS encoding ABC transporter permease, which yields MKTPLASWPAALRARLAAPERDRTYHPFSAMVRKELSDHIRSWRTNILLLIVGLTCIASIYAVLNGLDRNAELDDTVKQFLFLRLFTATDGTIPSFITFVGFLGPLLGIGMGFDAIQNERGRGTLSRTLAQPVPRDYIINAKFVAALAIVGTLFVAMGFLVMALGILMTGIPPTPEQFARMFLFLLASVVYVAFWLNLSILFSVRMRSAATSALSGLGLWIFFVLFYPILVNVVVGALSPPTEYEAATWTQWLLRVSPNALFQEATSTLLVPEMRTISGFLTMEQAVGAIPAPLPLGQSLLLVWPQMTALVAGTLICFGISYLGFMRQEIRAR from the coding sequence ATGAAGACGCCGCTCGCATCTTGGCCGGCCGCGCTGCGCGCGCGGCTCGCCGCCCCGGAACGGGACCGGACGTACCACCCGTTCTCCGCGATGGTGCGCAAGGAGCTGTCGGACCATATCCGCAGCTGGCGCACGAACATCCTGCTCCTGATCGTCGGACTGACCTGCATCGCCTCCATCTATGCGGTGCTGAACGGACTCGATCGCAACGCGGAGTTGGACGATACGGTGAAGCAGTTTCTGTTCTTGCGGCTGTTCACCGCGACCGACGGAACGATTCCGTCGTTCATTACGTTCGTCGGCTTCCTCGGCCCGCTGCTCGGCATCGGCATGGGGTTCGACGCGATCCAGAACGAGCGCGGCCGCGGCACGCTGAGCCGGACGCTGGCGCAGCCGGTGCCTCGCGACTATATTATCAACGCGAAGTTCGTCGCGGCGCTCGCCATCGTCGGCACGCTGTTCGTCGCGATGGGGTTCCTCGTCATGGCGCTCGGCATCCTGATGACCGGCATTCCGCCGACGCCGGAGCAATTCGCGCGGATGTTCCTGTTCCTGCTCGCGTCCGTCGTCTACGTCGCCTTCTGGCTCAACTTGTCGATTCTGTTCTCCGTCCGGATGCGCAGCGCCGCGACGTCGGCGTTGTCGGGGCTCGGGTTATGGATTTTCTTCGTTCTGTTCTACCCGATTCTCGTGAACGTCGTCGTCGGCGCGCTGTCGCCGCCCACCGAATACGAGGCCGCGACCTGGACGCAGTGGCTGCTGCGCGTCAGCCCGAACGCGCTGTTCCAAGAGGCGACCAGTACGCTGCTCGTGCCGGAGATGCGCACGATCAGCGGCTTCCTGACGATGGAGCAAGCGGTCGGCGCCATTCCGGCGCCGCTGCCGCTCGGCCAGAGCCTGCTTCTCGTCTGGCCTCAGATGACGGCGCTCGTCGCGGGCACCTTGATCTGCTTCGGCATCTCCTATCTCGGCTTCATGCGCCAAGAGATTCGCGCGCGTTGA
- a CDS encoding ABC transporter ATP-binding protein produces MTAKEPIIRLYHVTKQYGDQKAVDDLNLSIYPGEIFGLLGPNGAGKSTTILMLLGLSEPTDGKVSVCGLDSVRQSIEVKRKVGYLPDDVGFYEDRTGFENLMYTARLNRLSEFEARARAEKWLSRVGLSDARDKPVGAYSRGMRQRLGLADVLMKEPEVMILDEPTLGLDPEGMRQLLDLIRALSRERQMTVLLSSHHLHQVQSICDRVGLFVKGKLVGLGGISELSRELFGEESIRIESTVEPADEAMLEAVRSIGGVIRAEASDGGFVIDAERDVAADVARLVVERGAKLHELKRKTFGLDEIYHRYFEGRGSA; encoded by the coding sequence ATGACGGCGAAGGAACCGATCATCCGCCTATACCATGTCACGAAGCAATACGGCGATCAGAAAGCGGTCGACGACTTGAACCTGTCGATTTATCCGGGCGAAATTTTCGGACTGCTCGGCCCGAACGGCGCGGGCAAGTCGACGACGATCTTGATGCTGCTCGGCCTCTCGGAGCCGACGGACGGCAAGGTCAGCGTCTGCGGCCTCGATTCGGTACGCCAGTCGATCGAGGTGAAGCGCAAGGTCGGGTATCTTCCCGACGACGTCGGATTTTACGAAGACCGGACCGGTTTCGAAAATTTAATGTACACCGCTCGGCTGAATCGGCTGTCGGAGTTCGAAGCCCGCGCGCGGGCCGAGAAATGGCTGAGTCGCGTCGGCCTCTCGGATGCGCGCGACAAGCCGGTAGGCGCCTACTCTCGCGGGATGCGGCAGCGGCTCGGGCTCGCCGACGTGCTCATGAAGGAGCCCGAGGTCATGATCCTCGACGAGCCGACGCTCGGCCTCGACCCGGAGGGGATGAGGCAGCTGCTCGACCTCATTCGGGCGCTGTCGCGCGAACGGCAAATGACGGTGCTGCTCTCCTCTCACCATCTGCATCAAGTGCAGTCGATCTGCGATCGCGTCGGCCTGTTCGTCAAGGGCAAGCTCGTCGGCCTTGGAGGCATCTCCGAGCTGTCCCGAGAGTTGTTCGGCGAAGAGTCGATTCGCATCGAGTCGACGGTCGAACCGGCGGACGAAGCGATGTTGGAAGCCGTGCGCTCGATCGGCGGCGTCATCCGCGCCGAAGCGAGCGACGGCGGCTTCGTCATCGACGCGGAGCGGGACGTGGCGGCCGACGTGGCGCGCCTCGTCGTCGAGCGCGGCGCGAAGCTGCACGAGCTGAAGCGCAAGACGTTCGGCTTGGACGAAATTTATCACCGGTATTTCGAAGGGAGGGGGTCGGCATGA
- a CDS encoding COG1470 family protein produces the protein MRKTKRKWMLTGLLLVGSLLPAGTAGAAGELTVYAAQPFIAVTPGESVTHNVELINETDAVQKATLSVIGLPDGWTYELTSGGKNAREIAVKPDASSTATLDIDVPLQVERGVYRFTLSAGNGNTLPLAIEVTEQGIYETELTTEQPNIEGHADASFTYSASLRNRTAENQMYALRAETPGAGWEVSFTVSGERVSSVDVEAGATETVSVKVTPPQQVEAGTYTIPIVAETSSTSATLELQTAIIGRYDIELTTPSGLLSTDVTAGGDKKLELLVKNTGSVELTDVDLSSSTPIDWTVEFEPAKIDAIPPGESRTVVATLNASDAALAGDYALSIKASAPEASSDAQFRVSVKTSVVWGWFGILIIVVVLGGLGYLFRTYGRR, from the coding sequence ATGAGGAAAACAAAGAGAAAATGGATGTTGACGGGCCTCCTGCTCGTCGGCTCGCTGCTGCCGGCCGGAACCGCCGGAGCGGCGGGCGAATTGACCGTCTACGCCGCCCAGCCGTTCATCGCGGTGACGCCCGGCGAATCGGTCACCCACAACGTCGAGCTGATCAACGAGACCGACGCCGTGCAGAAGGCGACGCTGTCCGTGATCGGCCTCCCGGACGGATGGACGTACGAATTGACGAGCGGCGGCAAGAACGCCCGCGAAATCGCGGTGAAGCCGGACGCCTCGTCGACGGCGACGCTCGACATCGACGTCCCGCTGCAGGTGGAACGCGGCGTCTATCGGTTCACGCTGTCGGCCGGCAACGGCAATACGCTCCCTCTCGCCATCGAAGTGACGGAGCAAGGCATCTACGAGACGGAGCTCACGACGGAGCAGCCGAACATCGAAGGGCATGCCGACGCGTCTTTCACCTATAGCGCTTCGCTGCGCAACCGCACCGCGGAAAATCAAATGTACGCCCTCCGCGCGGAGACGCCGGGCGCCGGCTGGGAAGTGTCGTTCACCGTCTCGGGCGAACGCGTCTCCTCCGTCGACGTCGAAGCGGGCGCGACCGAGACGGTGTCGGTGAAGGTGACGCCGCCGCAGCAGGTCGAGGCCGGCACGTATACGATTCCGATCGTCGCGGAGACGAGTTCGACGTCGGCTACGCTCGAGCTGCAAACCGCGATTATCGGACGGTACGACATCGAGCTCACGACGCCTTCGGGGCTGCTCAGCACGGACGTCACGGCGGGAGGCGACAAGAAGCTGGAGCTCCTCGTGAAAAACACCGGCTCCGTCGAGCTGACGGACGTCGATCTGTCCTCCAGCACGCCGATCGATTGGACGGTCGAATTCGAGCCGGCGAAGATCGACGCCATTCCGCCGGGAGAATCCCGGACCGTCGTCGCGACGCTGAACGCTTCCGACGCCGCGCTCGCGGGCGATTATGCGCTCAGCATTAAGGCTTCCGCTCCGGAAGCGTCTTCCGACGCGCAGTTCCGCGTCAGCGTCAAGACGTCCGTCGTATGGGGCTGGTTCGGCATTCTGATCATCGTCGTCGTCCTCGGGGGACTCGGCTATTTGTTCCGTACGTACGGGAGGCGATAA
- the acsA gene encoding acetate--CoA ligase, which translates to MQEMHTHEIIPSTGKPSNLSSYEQTYATFRWEDIHAEFSWHTTGKVNMGYEAIDKHTTTHRRDKTALIYADDGGAQTFTFEEMRKFSNRFGNAFRSLGVQKGDRVFFFMPRTPEIYAGVIGALKIGAIVGPLFEAFMEGAVEDRLSDAEASVIVTTNALKSRIPKERLPHLKHIVLIDGEGELEDREASYKALIDAASEELDIEWVDLEHPMILHYTSGSTGKPKGVLHVHGAMLQQYITGHWVLDLREDDVYWCTADPGWVTGTSYGIFAPWLNGATNLIRGGRYSADRWYSTIQDYKVTVWYSAPTAFRMLMSAGDDDAERYDLTSLRHVLSVGEPLNPEVIRWGMKVYKQRIHDTWWMTETGAHMIVNVPSMDIRPGSMGKPIPGTKAAIIDDEGNEVPPYTLGNLALQAGWPSMMRRIWNNPAKYEEYFKLKGWYVSGDSAYMDEDGYFWFQGRVDDVINTSGERVGPFEVESKLVEHPAVAEAGVIGKPDPLRGSIIKAFVSLREDYVETPELLEELKQHVKTGLAAHAAPREIEVIDKLPKTRSGKIMRRVLKAKELGLPLGDLSTIED; encoded by the coding sequence ATGCAAGAGATGCATACGCACGAAATTATTCCGAGCACAGGCAAGCCATCGAACTTATCTTCTTACGAACAAACTTACGCTACTTTCCGGTGGGAAGACATTCATGCCGAGTTCAGCTGGCATACCACGGGAAAGGTGAATATGGGGTACGAAGCGATCGATAAGCATACGACGACGCATCGCCGGGACAAGACGGCGCTGATCTACGCGGACGACGGCGGCGCGCAGACGTTCACGTTCGAGGAGATGCGCAAGTTCTCGAACCGGTTCGGCAACGCGTTCCGCTCGCTCGGCGTGCAGAAGGGCGACCGCGTCTTCTTCTTCATGCCGCGGACGCCGGAAATTTACGCGGGCGTCATCGGCGCGCTGAAGATCGGCGCGATCGTCGGGCCGCTGTTCGAAGCGTTCATGGAAGGCGCGGTGGAAGACCGCCTCTCCGACGCGGAAGCTTCCGTCATCGTGACGACGAACGCGCTGAAGTCGCGCATTCCGAAGGAGCGTCTGCCGCATCTGAAGCATATCGTGCTGATCGACGGCGAGGGCGAGCTCGAGGACCGCGAAGCGAGCTACAAGGCGTTGATCGACGCGGCTTCCGAAGAGCTGGACATCGAATGGGTCGACCTCGAGCATCCGATGATCCTGCACTACACGTCCGGATCGACGGGCAAGCCGAAGGGCGTGCTGCACGTGCACGGCGCGATGCTGCAGCAATACATCACCGGTCACTGGGTGCTGGATCTGCGGGAAGACGACGTCTATTGGTGCACGGCCGATCCGGGTTGGGTAACCGGCACGTCGTACGGCATCTTCGCGCCGTGGCTGAACGGGGCGACGAACCTGATCCGAGGCGGACGGTATTCTGCCGACCGTTGGTATTCGACGATTCAAGATTACAAGGTTACGGTGTGGTACAGCGCGCCGACCGCCTTCCGGATGCTGATGTCCGCGGGCGACGACGACGCGGAGCGCTACGATCTGACCAGCCTTCGTCACGTCTTGTCCGTCGGCGAGCCGTTAAATCCGGAGGTTATCCGTTGGGGCATGAAGGTGTACAAACAGCGGATTCACGATACGTGGTGGATGACGGAGACGGGCGCGCATATGATCGTGAACGTGCCTTCCATGGACATTCGTCCGGGTTCGATGGGGAAACCCATTCCGGGCACGAAAGCGGCGATCATCGACGACGAAGGCAACGAAGTGCCGCCGTACACGCTCGGCAACCTGGCGCTGCAAGCCGGTTGGCCGTCGATGATGCGCCGCATTTGGAACAACCCGGCGAAGTACGAAGAGTACTTCAAGCTGAAGGGCTGGTACGTCTCCGGCGATTCGGCCTATATGGACGAGGACGGATACTTCTGGTTCCAAGGACGCGTCGACGACGTCATCAATACGTCCGGCGAGCGGGTCGGACCGTTCGAGGTCGAGAGCAAGCTCGTCGAGCATCCGGCCGTCGCCGAGGCGGGCGTCATCGGCAAGCCGGATCCGCTGCGCGGCTCGATCATTAAGGCGTTCGTCTCCCTCCGGGAAGATTACGTCGAGACGCCGGAGCTGCTCGAGGAGCTCAAGCAGCACGTCAAGACGGGGCTCGCCGCGCACGCGGCGCCGCGGGAGATCGAAGTGATCGACAAGCTGCCGAAGACGCGCTCGGGCAAGATCATGCGCCGGGTGTTGAAAGCGAAGGAGCTGGGCTTGCCGCTTGGCGACCTTTCCACGATCGAGGACTAA
- a CDS encoding NAD-dependent protein deacylase produces the protein MDNGTELEKVKRWIADSERVVFFGGAGTSTESGIPDFRSAAGLYNAAQGKGVPPEVMLSHTYFMEQTESFFEFYKSRMIYKEAVPNAAHRALASLERAGKLKAVVTQNIDGLHQAAGSRTVFELHGSVRRNRCMDCDAFYDLEDMLALGGVVPRCSACGGVVKPNVVLYEEPLDQATWARALEAIREADLLIVGGTSLTVYPAAGLVDEFRGARLVLINRDETGYDTRAGAIFRGSIGETLGELTSAT, from the coding sequence ATGGACAACGGAACCGAGTTGGAAAAGGTGAAAAGATGGATCGCGGACAGCGAACGCGTCGTCTTCTTCGGCGGCGCCGGAACGTCGACCGAAAGCGGCATTCCCGACTTCCGATCCGCGGCGGGCTTGTACAACGCGGCGCAAGGGAAAGGCGTGCCGCCGGAGGTCATGCTGTCGCATACGTACTTCATGGAGCAGACGGAGTCGTTCTTCGAGTTTTACAAGAGCCGAATGATTTATAAGGAGGCGGTTCCGAACGCGGCGCATCGAGCGTTGGCTTCGCTCGAGCGGGCCGGAAAGCTGAAGGCGGTCGTCACGCAAAACATCGACGGACTTCACCAAGCGGCGGGAAGCCGGACGGTGTTCGAGCTGCACGGGTCCGTTCGCCGGAATCGGTGTATGGATTGCGACGCGTTCTACGATCTTGAGGACATGCTGGCGCTCGGCGGCGTCGTGCCTCGGTGTTCGGCGTGCGGCGGCGTCGTGAAGCCGAATGTCGTGCTGTACGAGGAGCCGCTCGACCAAGCGACGTGGGCGAGGGCGCTCGAGGCGATTCGCGAGGCGGATCTGCTGATCGTCGGCGGAACGTCGTTGACCGTGTATCCGGCCGCGGGGCTCGTCGACGAATTTCGCGGGGCGCGTCTCGTGCTGATCAACCGCGACGAGACGGGGTACGACACCCGGGCCGGAGCGATCTTCCGCGGATCGATCGGCGAGACGCTGGGGGAATTGACGTCCGCGACGTGA